The Amycolatopsis coloradensis sequence TCGCCGGCGGCGCGCGGCAGAAGCTGCTCACCGACCGGCGGCAACGGTTCGCCGAGCAGTACCTCGACCCGATGCTCATCGAAGCGCGACGCCTCGGCATCGACGACGAAACCCTGATCTCGCTCATCCGCGGGAACGGACACCGGAACGGAGGACCCGCCGCATGACGCCGACCATTTCGACCACCGGCCTGACCCGGCGCTACGGCGACCATCTCGCGCTCGGCGATGTCTCGGTCGACATCGAAGAAGGCAAGATCACCGGCCTGCTGGGCCGCAACGGCGCGGGCAAGAGCACCTTTCTGCGCATCGTCACCGCGCAGGAGTTCGCCAGCGCGGGCTCGGTCCGCGTGTTCGGCGAGAGCCCGGTGGAAAACGAGCGGGTGCTGAAGCGCCTGGTACTCGTCCGCGAAGACCAGCAGTTCCCGGATTTCAAGGTGCGGCACGCGCTTTCGACCGCGTCGTGGTTCTATCCGAACTGGGACGCGGAACTCGCCGACACGCTGCTCCGCGATTTCGACCTGCCGACGAAGCGCCCGATCAAGAAGCTCTCGCGAGGGATGCGCTCGGCGCTGTCCATCACGATCGGACTCGCGGCGCGTGCGGAACTCACGTTGCTCGACGAGCCGTACGCGGGCCTCGACGCCGTCGCGCGCCAACTGTTCTACGACCGGTTGCTCGACGACTACTCGACCCACCCGCGCACGATCCTGCTCTCCACGCACCTGATCGACGAAGTGGCCGATCTGCTGGAGCACGTGGTGATGATCGACAAGGGCCGCGTCGTCCTCGACGCGGCGGCCGACGAACTGCGCGGCTCGGCCGTCACGGTCTCGGGTCCCGCCCTCGCGGTGGACGACTTCGTCACCGGGCGCCGGGTGTTGCACCGCCGCAAGATCGGTTCGCGGGCTTCGGTCACCGTCGCCGACGCGCTCGACGCCGCTTCGAAGGCGAAGGCGACGGCCCTGCACCTGAAACTCGAGCCGCTTTCCTTGCAGCAACTGATGGTGCACACCTCCAACGGACAGACCGCAGAGGAGGCGTCCGCATGAACACCCTGGTCAACGTCGCGCGCTACCACCTGGTGGACCGGCTCCAGTTCCTGGTCCTCCCGGTCGGCGTCACGTTCTTCGCGTTCCTGGTGAATCTCACCATCTTCGCGGTGATCCCCGAGACACCCGAGGAGAACTACTCCGGCGGCCTGTTCACGCTGTACGTGTTCATGTTCGTCTGCGGTGCCTTGAGCATGACGAAGTCGCTGCCGTTCGGGCTCGCGCTGGGCGTGTCGAGGCGGTCGTACTATCTGGGCACGATCCTCCTGGTCGCCGGGTTGTCCGCGCTGTACGCGGTGGGGATCGTCGTGTTCCAGGCGATCGAGAACGCGACCGGCGGCTGGGGACTCGGCCTCAACTACTTCCGGGTGCCCTGGCTGCTCGACGGTTCCTGGTACCTGACCCTGCTCACGTCGTTCGTGCTGCTGACGCTGATGTTCGTCTACGGCATGTGGTACGGCCTGATCTATCGGCGCGCCGCGGTCCTGGGCGTGACCCTGTTCACCGCCGCGCAGGTCCTGATACTGGTGGGCGGGGTGCTGCTGCTCAGCTGGACCGATTCCTGGCCGAAACTCGGCACGTTCTTCAGCACGCTGACCGTCGGCGGCGTGACCGGGGTGATCGCGCTGCTGGTCTGCCTCGCCGGGGCGGGCGGGTTCGCGACGATGCGCCGCGTCACCGTCTGAAGTCCTTCAACACCGAGGAGTTCCGTAATGGCCGTGACTCATGTGGTGCTGTCGGTGCTGCTGGCCGCGATCTTCGCCGTACTGGGGGTGGCGAAGGTCCTGCGTCAGCCGGCGTTGGTCTCCCGGACCGAGAGGCTCGGCTTCTCGGTCCGG is a genomic window containing:
- a CDS encoding ABC transporter permease, with protein sequence MNTLVNVARYHLVDRLQFLVLPVGVTFFAFLVNLTIFAVIPETPEENYSGGLFTLYVFMFVCGALSMTKSLPFGLALGVSRRSYYLGTILLVAGLSALYAVGIVVFQAIENATGGWGLGLNYFRVPWLLDGSWYLTLLTSFVLLTLMFVYGMWYGLIYRRAAVLGVTLFTAAQVLILVGGVLLLSWTDSWPKLGTFFSTLTVGGVTGVIALLVCLAGAGGFATMRRVTV
- a CDS encoding ABC transporter ATP-binding protein, giving the protein MTPTISTTGLTRRYGDHLALGDVSVDIEEGKITGLLGRNGAGKSTFLRIVTAQEFASAGSVRVFGESPVENERVLKRLVLVREDQQFPDFKVRHALSTASWFYPNWDAELADTLLRDFDLPTKRPIKKLSRGMRSALSITIGLAARAELTLLDEPYAGLDAVARQLFYDRLLDDYSTHPRTILLSTHLIDEVADLLEHVVMIDKGRVVLDAAADELRGSAVTVSGPALAVDDFVTGRRVLHRRKIGSRASVTVADALDAASKAKATALHLKLEPLSLQQLMVHTSNGQTAEEASA